A genomic segment from Hippoglossus stenolepis isolate QCI-W04-F060 chromosome 3, HSTE1.2, whole genome shotgun sequence encodes:
- the arhgef3 gene encoding rho guanine nucleotide exchange factor 3 isoform X1: protein MDVSGVQGRSVRRKLPPRLFSPDGWSLRGKKRKQASRDADSLSLCSLDINEPSTKRSKPVSRVTSLANLLPPVKTAPLKRISETLQRSISFRNDSRTERAAPPPPPPPPPPSSSSTMKTRVISATLSVPSSSVTATRGPTATAPAAKRRDSKLWSETFDVRLGATQPLSPKEIKRQEAIFELAQGEQDLVEDLKLAKKAYRDPMMKLSIMTEQELNQIFGTLDSLIPLHEALLGCLREARKPDGSTEHVGHILTDWLPCLSSYTPYCSNQVKAKALLDQKKQDRRVQDFLQRCLQSPFSRKLDLWNFLDIPRSRVMKYPLLLREILKHTANDHPDQQHLEEAMLMVQSVVADINRRTGESECQSFKDRLLYAEVGQRNELIDRSRTLSCHGELKNNRGLKLHVFLFQDVLVITRSVSLNDHPVSYQLCRQPIPIRQLDLEDLADGEMRVGGSIRGAFSNNERTKNFFRVSYRAGGQLQSHSFQASDAFNKQQWINCIRQAKEAAALTGDQPPQTAPCPETGLGGQIGPLGGTALSLQGDSGNEDEKGMWGQSGLGLEGKEGLGGGKDLKNSLSKEEGSGLSQETMRGKEMETGLAVDGGTGFELDGERGMKSETRLTVGETGTGEVATGQGLCDEPGARADWKIDGGRGGEGATVSDDVPTFLLSPAPPPEEDEDVMGGERSDPKEEEEVGMETSEGDSMEELSLRC, encoded by the exons GTCGAAGCGTCAGACGAAAACTTCCTCcccgtctcttctctcctgacGGCTGGTCCCTCAGAGGG aagaagaggaagcaggcGAGCAGAGATGCAGACTCCCTCAGTCTCTGCAGTCTGGACATCAAC GAGCCCAGCACCAAGCGCAGTAAACCTGTCTCCAGGGTGACGTCTCTGGCCAACCTGCTGCCGCCCGTCAAGACCGCGCCGCTCAAGAGGATCAGTGAGACGCTGCAG cgcTCCATCAGTTTTCGTAATGACAGTCGGACAGAgagagctgctcctcctcctcctcctccacctcctcctccctcctcctcctccacgatGAAGACGCGTGTTATCTCGGCGACGCTCtccgtcccctcctcctctgttacTGCAACCCGGGGTCCCACGGCAACGGCCCCAGCCGCCAAGCGCCGGGACAGCAAACTGTGGAGCGAGACGTTCGATGTCCGACTGGGGGCGACACAACCTCTGAGCCCAAAAGAGATAAAACGACAGGAG gctATATTTGAGTTGGCTCAGGGCGAGCAAGACCTGGTGGAGGATCTAAAATTGGCaaagaag GCTTATCGTGACCCGATGatgaagctgtcaatcatgaccgAGCAGGAACTGAACCAGATCTTTGGCACCTTGGATTCGCTGATACCGCTGCACGAAG CTCTGCTCGGTTGCCTCAGAGAAGCCAGAAAACCTGACGGCTCCACAGAACATGTGGGACACATCCTGACTGACTGG CTACCCTGTCTCTCCTCCTACACCCCGTACTGCAGTAACCAGGTGAAGGCCAAGGCCTTGTTGGACCAGAAGAAGCAGGACCGGCGGGTGCAGGACTTCCTGCAGCGCTGCCTCCAGTCGCCCTTCAGTAGGAAGCTGGACCTGTGGAACTTCCTGGACATTCCCCGCAGCCGGGTGATGAAATATCCACTGCTGCTCAGGGAGATCCTGAAGCACACAGCCAACGACCACCCGGACCAGCAGCACCTGGAGGAGGCG ATGCTGATGGTTCAGAGCGTGGTGGCCGACATCAACAGGCGGACGGGGGAGTCGGAGTGTCAGTCCTTCAAAGATCGTCTGTTGTACGCGGAGGTCGGACAGAGGAACGAACTCATCGACCGGTCCAGGACCCTCAGCTGCCACGGAGAACTGAAGAACAACAGAGGACTC aAGCTTCATGTCTTCCTGTTCCAGGACGTCCTGGTCATCACCAGGTCCGTCTCGCTGAACGACCACCCGGTCAGCTACCAGCTCTGCCGCCAGCCAATCCCCATCCGGCAGCTGGACCTGGAGGACCTAGCGGACGGAGAAATGAGAGTGGGCGGGTCCATCAGAGGGGCCTTCAGCAACAACGAGCGCA CAAAGAACTTCTTCCGGGTTTCATACCGCGCCGGAGGTCAGCTTCAGAGCCACAGCTTCCAGGCCAGCGACGCCTTCAACAAGCAGCAGTGGATCAACTGCATCAGACAGGCCAAGGAGGCCGCGGCGCTGACCGGAGACCAGCCACCACAGACGGCACCGTGTCCGGAGACGGGACTGGGGGGACAGATTGGGCCACTTGGTGGGACAGCGCTGAGTTTGCAAGGGGATTCAGGGAATGAAGATGAAAAGGGGATGTGGGGGCAGTCGGGGCTGGGTTTGGAGGGAAAGGAGGGTCTGGGTGGAGGGAAAGACTTAAAAAATAGTTTAAGTAAAGAGGAGGGGTCAGGTTTGTCTCAGGAAACAATGAGGGGTAAGGAGATGGAGACGGGTTTGGCTGTGGATGGTGGGACAGGGTTCGAATTAGATGgagaaagagggatgaagagtGAGACGAGGCTGACGGTCGGTGAGACAGGGACAGGTGAGGTGGCGACAGGGCAGGGTCTCTGTGATGAGCCGGGGGCCAGAGCAGACTGGAAGatagatggaggaagaggaggagaaggagcgacTGTCAGCGATGATGttcccaccttcctcctctcccctgctcctccacctgaagaggatgaggatgtgATGGGCGGGGAGCGGAGTGACCctaaggaggaggaagaggtcgGCATGGAAACTAGCGAGGGGGACTCCATGGAGGAGCTGTCCCTCAGGTGCTGA
- the arhgef3 gene encoding rho guanine nucleotide exchange factor 3 isoform X3, translated as MMGCCLFVHYRKKRKQASRDADSLSLCSLDINEPSTKRSKPVSRVTSLANLLPPVKTAPLKRISETLQRSISFRNDSRTERAAPPPPPPPPPPSSSSTMKTRVISATLSVPSSSVTATRGPTATAPAAKRRDSKLWSETFDVRLGATQPLSPKEIKRQEAIFELAQGEQDLVEDLKLAKKAYRDPMMKLSIMTEQELNQIFGTLDSLIPLHEALLGCLREARKPDGSTEHVGHILTDWLPCLSSYTPYCSNQVKAKALLDQKKQDRRVQDFLQRCLQSPFSRKLDLWNFLDIPRSRVMKYPLLLREILKHTANDHPDQQHLEEAMLMVQSVVADINRRTGESECQSFKDRLLYAEVGQRNELIDRSRTLSCHGELKNNRGLKLHVFLFQDVLVITRSVSLNDHPVSYQLCRQPIPIRQLDLEDLADGEMRVGGSIRGAFSNNERTKNFFRVSYRAGGQLQSHSFQASDAFNKQQWINCIRQAKEAAALTGDQPPQTAPCPETGLGGQIGPLGGTALSLQGDSGNEDEKGMWGQSGLGLEGKEGLGGGKDLKNSLSKEEGSGLSQETMRGKEMETGLAVDGGTGFELDGERGMKSETRLTVGETGTGEVATGQGLCDEPGARADWKIDGGRGGEGATVSDDVPTFLLSPAPPPEEDEDVMGGERSDPKEEEEVGMETSEGDSMEELSLRC; from the exons ATGATGGGCTGCTGCCTCTTTGTTCATTACCGG aagaagaggaagcaggcGAGCAGAGATGCAGACTCCCTCAGTCTCTGCAGTCTGGACATCAAC GAGCCCAGCACCAAGCGCAGTAAACCTGTCTCCAGGGTGACGTCTCTGGCCAACCTGCTGCCGCCCGTCAAGACCGCGCCGCTCAAGAGGATCAGTGAGACGCTGCAG cgcTCCATCAGTTTTCGTAATGACAGTCGGACAGAgagagctgctcctcctcctcctcctccacctcctcctccctcctcctcctccacgatGAAGACGCGTGTTATCTCGGCGACGCTCtccgtcccctcctcctctgttacTGCAACCCGGGGTCCCACGGCAACGGCCCCAGCCGCCAAGCGCCGGGACAGCAAACTGTGGAGCGAGACGTTCGATGTCCGACTGGGGGCGACACAACCTCTGAGCCCAAAAGAGATAAAACGACAGGAG gctATATTTGAGTTGGCTCAGGGCGAGCAAGACCTGGTGGAGGATCTAAAATTGGCaaagaag GCTTATCGTGACCCGATGatgaagctgtcaatcatgaccgAGCAGGAACTGAACCAGATCTTTGGCACCTTGGATTCGCTGATACCGCTGCACGAAG CTCTGCTCGGTTGCCTCAGAGAAGCCAGAAAACCTGACGGCTCCACAGAACATGTGGGACACATCCTGACTGACTGG CTACCCTGTCTCTCCTCCTACACCCCGTACTGCAGTAACCAGGTGAAGGCCAAGGCCTTGTTGGACCAGAAGAAGCAGGACCGGCGGGTGCAGGACTTCCTGCAGCGCTGCCTCCAGTCGCCCTTCAGTAGGAAGCTGGACCTGTGGAACTTCCTGGACATTCCCCGCAGCCGGGTGATGAAATATCCACTGCTGCTCAGGGAGATCCTGAAGCACACAGCCAACGACCACCCGGACCAGCAGCACCTGGAGGAGGCG ATGCTGATGGTTCAGAGCGTGGTGGCCGACATCAACAGGCGGACGGGGGAGTCGGAGTGTCAGTCCTTCAAAGATCGTCTGTTGTACGCGGAGGTCGGACAGAGGAACGAACTCATCGACCGGTCCAGGACCCTCAGCTGCCACGGAGAACTGAAGAACAACAGAGGACTC aAGCTTCATGTCTTCCTGTTCCAGGACGTCCTGGTCATCACCAGGTCCGTCTCGCTGAACGACCACCCGGTCAGCTACCAGCTCTGCCGCCAGCCAATCCCCATCCGGCAGCTGGACCTGGAGGACCTAGCGGACGGAGAAATGAGAGTGGGCGGGTCCATCAGAGGGGCCTTCAGCAACAACGAGCGCA CAAAGAACTTCTTCCGGGTTTCATACCGCGCCGGAGGTCAGCTTCAGAGCCACAGCTTCCAGGCCAGCGACGCCTTCAACAAGCAGCAGTGGATCAACTGCATCAGACAGGCCAAGGAGGCCGCGGCGCTGACCGGAGACCAGCCACCACAGACGGCACCGTGTCCGGAGACGGGACTGGGGGGACAGATTGGGCCACTTGGTGGGACAGCGCTGAGTTTGCAAGGGGATTCAGGGAATGAAGATGAAAAGGGGATGTGGGGGCAGTCGGGGCTGGGTTTGGAGGGAAAGGAGGGTCTGGGTGGAGGGAAAGACTTAAAAAATAGTTTAAGTAAAGAGGAGGGGTCAGGTTTGTCTCAGGAAACAATGAGGGGTAAGGAGATGGAGACGGGTTTGGCTGTGGATGGTGGGACAGGGTTCGAATTAGATGgagaaagagggatgaagagtGAGACGAGGCTGACGGTCGGTGAGACAGGGACAGGTGAGGTGGCGACAGGGCAGGGTCTCTGTGATGAGCCGGGGGCCAGAGCAGACTGGAAGatagatggaggaagaggaggagaaggagcgacTGTCAGCGATGATGttcccaccttcctcctctcccctgctcctccacctgaagaggatgaggatgtgATGGGCGGGGAGCGGAGTGACCctaaggaggaggaagaggtcgGCATGGAAACTAGCGAGGGGGACTCCATGGAGGAGCTGTCCCTCAGGTGCTGA
- the arhgef3 gene encoding rho guanine nucleotide exchange factor 3 isoform X4, whose translation MMGCCLFVHYRKRKQASRDADSLSLCSLDINEPSTKRSKPVSRVTSLANLLPPVKTAPLKRISETLQRSISFRNDSRTERAAPPPPPPPPPPSSSSTMKTRVISATLSVPSSSVTATRGPTATAPAAKRRDSKLWSETFDVRLGATQPLSPKEIKRQEAIFELAQGEQDLVEDLKLAKKAYRDPMMKLSIMTEQELNQIFGTLDSLIPLHEALLGCLREARKPDGSTEHVGHILTDWLPCLSSYTPYCSNQVKAKALLDQKKQDRRVQDFLQRCLQSPFSRKLDLWNFLDIPRSRVMKYPLLLREILKHTANDHPDQQHLEEAMLMVQSVVADINRRTGESECQSFKDRLLYAEVGQRNELIDRSRTLSCHGELKNNRGLKLHVFLFQDVLVITRSVSLNDHPVSYQLCRQPIPIRQLDLEDLADGEMRVGGSIRGAFSNNERTKNFFRVSYRAGGQLQSHSFQASDAFNKQQWINCIRQAKEAAALTGDQPPQTAPCPETGLGGQIGPLGGTALSLQGDSGNEDEKGMWGQSGLGLEGKEGLGGGKDLKNSLSKEEGSGLSQETMRGKEMETGLAVDGGTGFELDGERGMKSETRLTVGETGTGEVATGQGLCDEPGARADWKIDGGRGGEGATVSDDVPTFLLSPAPPPEEDEDVMGGERSDPKEEEEVGMETSEGDSMEELSLRC comes from the exons ATGATGGGCTGCTGCCTCTTTGTTCATTACCGG aagaggaagcaggcGAGCAGAGATGCAGACTCCCTCAGTCTCTGCAGTCTGGACATCAAC GAGCCCAGCACCAAGCGCAGTAAACCTGTCTCCAGGGTGACGTCTCTGGCCAACCTGCTGCCGCCCGTCAAGACCGCGCCGCTCAAGAGGATCAGTGAGACGCTGCAG cgcTCCATCAGTTTTCGTAATGACAGTCGGACAGAgagagctgctcctcctcctcctcctccacctcctcctccctcctcctcctccacgatGAAGACGCGTGTTATCTCGGCGACGCTCtccgtcccctcctcctctgttacTGCAACCCGGGGTCCCACGGCAACGGCCCCAGCCGCCAAGCGCCGGGACAGCAAACTGTGGAGCGAGACGTTCGATGTCCGACTGGGGGCGACACAACCTCTGAGCCCAAAAGAGATAAAACGACAGGAG gctATATTTGAGTTGGCTCAGGGCGAGCAAGACCTGGTGGAGGATCTAAAATTGGCaaagaag GCTTATCGTGACCCGATGatgaagctgtcaatcatgaccgAGCAGGAACTGAACCAGATCTTTGGCACCTTGGATTCGCTGATACCGCTGCACGAAG CTCTGCTCGGTTGCCTCAGAGAAGCCAGAAAACCTGACGGCTCCACAGAACATGTGGGACACATCCTGACTGACTGG CTACCCTGTCTCTCCTCCTACACCCCGTACTGCAGTAACCAGGTGAAGGCCAAGGCCTTGTTGGACCAGAAGAAGCAGGACCGGCGGGTGCAGGACTTCCTGCAGCGCTGCCTCCAGTCGCCCTTCAGTAGGAAGCTGGACCTGTGGAACTTCCTGGACATTCCCCGCAGCCGGGTGATGAAATATCCACTGCTGCTCAGGGAGATCCTGAAGCACACAGCCAACGACCACCCGGACCAGCAGCACCTGGAGGAGGCG ATGCTGATGGTTCAGAGCGTGGTGGCCGACATCAACAGGCGGACGGGGGAGTCGGAGTGTCAGTCCTTCAAAGATCGTCTGTTGTACGCGGAGGTCGGACAGAGGAACGAACTCATCGACCGGTCCAGGACCCTCAGCTGCCACGGAGAACTGAAGAACAACAGAGGACTC aAGCTTCATGTCTTCCTGTTCCAGGACGTCCTGGTCATCACCAGGTCCGTCTCGCTGAACGACCACCCGGTCAGCTACCAGCTCTGCCGCCAGCCAATCCCCATCCGGCAGCTGGACCTGGAGGACCTAGCGGACGGAGAAATGAGAGTGGGCGGGTCCATCAGAGGGGCCTTCAGCAACAACGAGCGCA CAAAGAACTTCTTCCGGGTTTCATACCGCGCCGGAGGTCAGCTTCAGAGCCACAGCTTCCAGGCCAGCGACGCCTTCAACAAGCAGCAGTGGATCAACTGCATCAGACAGGCCAAGGAGGCCGCGGCGCTGACCGGAGACCAGCCACCACAGACGGCACCGTGTCCGGAGACGGGACTGGGGGGACAGATTGGGCCACTTGGTGGGACAGCGCTGAGTTTGCAAGGGGATTCAGGGAATGAAGATGAAAAGGGGATGTGGGGGCAGTCGGGGCTGGGTTTGGAGGGAAAGGAGGGTCTGGGTGGAGGGAAAGACTTAAAAAATAGTTTAAGTAAAGAGGAGGGGTCAGGTTTGTCTCAGGAAACAATGAGGGGTAAGGAGATGGAGACGGGTTTGGCTGTGGATGGTGGGACAGGGTTCGAATTAGATGgagaaagagggatgaagagtGAGACGAGGCTGACGGTCGGTGAGACAGGGACAGGTGAGGTGGCGACAGGGCAGGGTCTCTGTGATGAGCCGGGGGCCAGAGCAGACTGGAAGatagatggaggaagaggaggagaaggagcgacTGTCAGCGATGATGttcccaccttcctcctctcccctgctcctccacctgaagaggatgaggatgtgATGGGCGGGGAGCGGAGTGACCctaaggaggaggaagaggtcgGCATGGAAACTAGCGAGGGGGACTCCATGGAGGAGCTGTCCCTCAGGTGCTGA
- the arhgef3 gene encoding rho guanine nucleotide exchange factor 3 isoform X2, with product MVAGQSPICLLLQRIKSGCPVEFSKGNSDMGKQVEEPSTKRSKPVSRVTSLANLLPPVKTAPLKRISETLQRSISFRNDSRTERAAPPPPPPPPPPSSSSTMKTRVISATLSVPSSSVTATRGPTATAPAAKRRDSKLWSETFDVRLGATQPLSPKEIKRQEAIFELAQGEQDLVEDLKLAKKAYRDPMMKLSIMTEQELNQIFGTLDSLIPLHEALLGCLREARKPDGSTEHVGHILTDWLPCLSSYTPYCSNQVKAKALLDQKKQDRRVQDFLQRCLQSPFSRKLDLWNFLDIPRSRVMKYPLLLREILKHTANDHPDQQHLEEAMLMVQSVVADINRRTGESECQSFKDRLLYAEVGQRNELIDRSRTLSCHGELKNNRGLKLHVFLFQDVLVITRSVSLNDHPVSYQLCRQPIPIRQLDLEDLADGEMRVGGSIRGAFSNNERTKNFFRVSYRAGGQLQSHSFQASDAFNKQQWINCIRQAKEAAALTGDQPPQTAPCPETGLGGQIGPLGGTALSLQGDSGNEDEKGMWGQSGLGLEGKEGLGGGKDLKNSLSKEEGSGLSQETMRGKEMETGLAVDGGTGFELDGERGMKSETRLTVGETGTGEVATGQGLCDEPGARADWKIDGGRGGEGATVSDDVPTFLLSPAPPPEEDEDVMGGERSDPKEEEEVGMETSEGDSMEELSLRC from the exons ATGGTGGCGGGTCAGAGTCCCATCTgcctgctgcttcagaggatTAAGTCAGGATGTCCTGTAGAGTTCAGCAAAGGGAACAGTGACATGGGGAAACAGGTGGAG GAGCCCAGCACCAAGCGCAGTAAACCTGTCTCCAGGGTGACGTCTCTGGCCAACCTGCTGCCGCCCGTCAAGACCGCGCCGCTCAAGAGGATCAGTGAGACGCTGCAG cgcTCCATCAGTTTTCGTAATGACAGTCGGACAGAgagagctgctcctcctcctcctcctccacctcctcctccctcctcctcctccacgatGAAGACGCGTGTTATCTCGGCGACGCTCtccgtcccctcctcctctgttacTGCAACCCGGGGTCCCACGGCAACGGCCCCAGCCGCCAAGCGCCGGGACAGCAAACTGTGGAGCGAGACGTTCGATGTCCGACTGGGGGCGACACAACCTCTGAGCCCAAAAGAGATAAAACGACAGGAG gctATATTTGAGTTGGCTCAGGGCGAGCAAGACCTGGTGGAGGATCTAAAATTGGCaaagaag GCTTATCGTGACCCGATGatgaagctgtcaatcatgaccgAGCAGGAACTGAACCAGATCTTTGGCACCTTGGATTCGCTGATACCGCTGCACGAAG CTCTGCTCGGTTGCCTCAGAGAAGCCAGAAAACCTGACGGCTCCACAGAACATGTGGGACACATCCTGACTGACTGG CTACCCTGTCTCTCCTCCTACACCCCGTACTGCAGTAACCAGGTGAAGGCCAAGGCCTTGTTGGACCAGAAGAAGCAGGACCGGCGGGTGCAGGACTTCCTGCAGCGCTGCCTCCAGTCGCCCTTCAGTAGGAAGCTGGACCTGTGGAACTTCCTGGACATTCCCCGCAGCCGGGTGATGAAATATCCACTGCTGCTCAGGGAGATCCTGAAGCACACAGCCAACGACCACCCGGACCAGCAGCACCTGGAGGAGGCG ATGCTGATGGTTCAGAGCGTGGTGGCCGACATCAACAGGCGGACGGGGGAGTCGGAGTGTCAGTCCTTCAAAGATCGTCTGTTGTACGCGGAGGTCGGACAGAGGAACGAACTCATCGACCGGTCCAGGACCCTCAGCTGCCACGGAGAACTGAAGAACAACAGAGGACTC aAGCTTCATGTCTTCCTGTTCCAGGACGTCCTGGTCATCACCAGGTCCGTCTCGCTGAACGACCACCCGGTCAGCTACCAGCTCTGCCGCCAGCCAATCCCCATCCGGCAGCTGGACCTGGAGGACCTAGCGGACGGAGAAATGAGAGTGGGCGGGTCCATCAGAGGGGCCTTCAGCAACAACGAGCGCA CAAAGAACTTCTTCCGGGTTTCATACCGCGCCGGAGGTCAGCTTCAGAGCCACAGCTTCCAGGCCAGCGACGCCTTCAACAAGCAGCAGTGGATCAACTGCATCAGACAGGCCAAGGAGGCCGCGGCGCTGACCGGAGACCAGCCACCACAGACGGCACCGTGTCCGGAGACGGGACTGGGGGGACAGATTGGGCCACTTGGTGGGACAGCGCTGAGTTTGCAAGGGGATTCAGGGAATGAAGATGAAAAGGGGATGTGGGGGCAGTCGGGGCTGGGTTTGGAGGGAAAGGAGGGTCTGGGTGGAGGGAAAGACTTAAAAAATAGTTTAAGTAAAGAGGAGGGGTCAGGTTTGTCTCAGGAAACAATGAGGGGTAAGGAGATGGAGACGGGTTTGGCTGTGGATGGTGGGACAGGGTTCGAATTAGATGgagaaagagggatgaagagtGAGACGAGGCTGACGGTCGGTGAGACAGGGACAGGTGAGGTGGCGACAGGGCAGGGTCTCTGTGATGAGCCGGGGGCCAGAGCAGACTGGAAGatagatggaggaagaggaggagaaggagcgacTGTCAGCGATGATGttcccaccttcctcctctcccctgctcctccacctgaagaggatgaggatgtgATGGGCGGGGAGCGGAGTGACCctaaggaggaggaagaggtcgGCATGGAAACTAGCGAGGGGGACTCCATGGAGGAGCTGTCCCTCAGGTGCTGA